AATCACAATATGATCGAAATAGGCTCCTATCCCATTGATGAGAATGTCCAAATGAAGAATTGCAGCTAGGTCTTCATAATCGACTGCCTTATTTTTCTTCAGATGTTGTAGCCGTTCAACGATTTTATCCACCATATCTTCACTCAGGTCTCGATAAAGTTCCAACAGCCGTTCCCGATTGGAGAAAAGTTCCCTGAACACAGTTACGGGATTTAGTCTGATCCACTTTTCCTTATACTCACTGAGCGCTCGTCTAACTTCATTCGTCAAAGCTTCTTTCCGTTTGATATTACGGCTTTTGATGTAATCATTTGCCTCCTGGCGCCTGCTACTTCCTTTGGGTAAATGCTCTACCCATTGGTAATATTCCGATTCAAATTGTTCATCTAATTTTTTCAGCTGTTCGTTAAGATAATCCTTTGCGAACGTTTCAATGAATTCTAAGGTTTTCTCTATCCTTTTATTGAGCGGATAGTCTCGATAATCATCAAAGAAGATTTTTCTTATTTTATAATAAGGTAAATAGATGGTAGGATTGATTTCAAAATCCTCCATAGGTACAACTTGTTCCGTGATAAAGTGTATATATCGCTCTATTCCTTCTTTACATTGTAATGATCCTTTAAATTTGCCGATCTTTCGTATTTCTATGTATTCCTCCTTCCCTACCAGAATTTGATCCAATCTCCGATGAAGGGGAATCACATTAATCTGCCCAAGTCGCTCCTTTGCCCAATCAAGAAATGTGATCGCCTTCATCCCCTTTAGTTCAAGAGCTGTTATGCTGTTGGCAATGTAAGATAGGAAAAGTTGATTAGGCGCAAAAATGATTAGTCTATCCGTTTTGATCGTCTTATGATTAAAAATGAGGTAGGAGAGACGGTGGAGAGCAATGGAGCTCTTCCCACTACCGGCCGCCCCTTGGATTACCAGTGGTCTTTCCAACGGGGCACGAATGATCTGATCCTGTTCTTTTTGAATGGTCTCTACGATGACCAGCAGATTTCCTGTCTTCCCGTCTCTTTGTAGGACTTGGATAAGATAAGGATCGTGGTATAAAAGTTCTTCCGCTGTTTTTCCTTTGGCCGATACCGTGTCGATAATTTGTTTAATCTCTTTTTTTACGATGTCGATTCTTCGTTTTAGTAGAACCTTAACTTTAATCTCTCTTTCTTTTTCCGTATAAGTCATTTCTTCTTCAGCGCCGGAGTATTGGTTAAAAATCATGGCAATAGGGGTTCTCCAGTCAATAACTAATAACGTCGTACGATCTTCTTTAGGTATCCCTGCTTTTCCAATGTAATAGGTCTCTTTCTGCTTCAGTTCTTGATCGATGAGATCGATACGGCCATAATATGGACTTTCTTGGTTCTCGATTAATTTATGATATAACTCCTGATCTGTACGACGAGCTATTTCCTCATCAAGATTCTTCGGTACTTTTTTAACCTGGGACTCTAGCTGTTTAATCTTCATATCCATATACTTGATCGTTTCATGAAGTTTCTTTGATTCTTCTGAGTAGGCCGGATGAAGAGATGCCAGCATAGGTATCAAACTCCTCAAATCCTTATGTTGTAAACGGAATGTATTAGAATATGTCAATGCATTTGGGTGGTTACCATACAAGGGTTATATAACCTAACAATAAAACGAATGCTTAGATCATTGTCAACTCTCGTTACCTAATTATTATTAATTTCGACAGATTTCCTTTTATTCCTGCATCTTGTTTTATTTTTTTTTTTTTGCAAGAGTAAATACAATTTAAACCTATGAGCGGAAACGGATTATGAATCCATTATTCCCTTCCTCGCTCCATACCATCCTCGACCGGCATCCCGCTGATCTATCCATGATGACAGAAAGGATGATCCGGTTCAGAGGAGACTTTCTCAGAGAAGTGGACGATGCCTGGGCGGATGTGGTAAAGGGGGAGGCATTACAGGAGGAAAAAGCAAAGCGAGTGGGAAAGGCGGCGAAAGAGGCGACGCAGGAGATGAGACGCATGGTCCAGGAAATTTTCCCCAAATTGGGCATGAGCATATTGAGGGAAAAAAATCCTTTGAACCGGATTTATCGGGATCTGGAAACCGCCTGTCATCACGTCTCCATTCAAGCTGAATAAGATGTACCATGTTATCCAATGGATTGCTGGAATAACCCGGTCAATGAGGAGGCATTATCCGGAATGCTTCACCCCTTCAGGAAAAAGATCAGGAGAATGACCACGAGACCCACCAAGAAGCCCAAAAGGAACCGAACCCATTGGCTTTCCCAAATTTTCCTCTCCCCTTCACGCTCTTTATCTCTCTCCCGCGCCTCTGTCGGAATGGGGTCATGGATAGCTTCGTCCTCCCCTTGCAAGAAAGAAGGGTCCCTCTTGTAAGCCCATTTGCTTCCCAAAATCAGGGCGATATCGTACAAAAAATGGCTCCAAGCGGCCGCCCAAAGATTTCCGGTAAACCAAAAGAGCCAGCCGAGGGTCAATCCAACGATAAAAACAGAGACCAAGGCGAAAGGTTTCCGTATGTTATTCATGTGCGCCAAAGAGAAAAAGGCGGAGGCGACGACAATTGCGAGGGGGACGGACGGCAAAACCATAATCAAAATCGATTGAAAAGCGGCACGGAAAAAAATCTCCTCCGCAATACCGACCAAAGCCATTAAAGCAAATAAATGGACATAATTAAGCTGAATGAAAAACCGGGACCTTGATCGGGCCTTTTCATCATTTAACTTCGAAAACAGATCCGGAAATAACTTGGCCATACCCGAAAGTATCCCTATATTCAGGACCGCAACCAGCGTGCCGAGGGAAAAATCGACTCCCGGATTCCCCCACTGAAGGAAAATGCTCCACGGTAGCTCCCCCAACCATATCAGGAACAGGCCCAGAATCCCAAAGATCAACTCTGAAATGTACCAAACGAAAAGATTCTCTTCCTTTTTCTTCAATAGGATCGCCCCATTTCCAATCAGTACGGTTTCTCAGATCTTCCTCGTCACAAAGATGAATCCCTTTTACCTGCCAAGCACCCATTTATCTTTCCTGAACATTACATAGGCGAAGAGAAAACCGATGAGGATAAAAAGAATGGAGCTGGCCGCCACGAAGAGCATATGGCTCAAGGAAAAGATCCCGTAAATAAGCTCTTTCAGCAGCGCGAATGTGTTCATAAACGGAATCAGGAAGTGGTAGCTCTGCAGCTCATTGGGCGCAACTCCTATCAGAAGATAGTAAGGGACAAGCGCCAGAAACATGACGGGCGAAATATAATTTTGCGCCTCTTTAAAGGTATGGCTCATCATGCTGATTATCATCTGGACGACAGCGAAGAGAAAGGCAAAGAGGAGAATCCCGACGATTGCGGAGGTGAGAAGTAGAAGCGTTTGCTCCCCAAACATCAGTCCCTCCCCCAGTTTGGGAGCGGCCGTTTTGGCGATGAGTACAAATGCCGCAATGGCAAAGAGTCCGCTCAACGTACCGATCGTTGCGACGGTAAGCCATTTGGCCGCGATCAACTTCATTCTGCTGACCGGGGTGATCAAGAGCGATTCCATCGTCTTTCTTTCTTTTTCTCCGGCGAAGAGATCAACCGCAGAGGGGAAGCCCCCCAACATGACGGACATGACAATGATCAGAGAGAAAAGCATGGAGAGCAGCAAGAGGGAAGTCTCGCTTTTCTCCGAGAATGATTTTACTTCCGCAGCAAAAGGGGTTACTTGCTTCGGATCGATCCCCGCCTTTACCAGTCGGCTCGTCACAATCTCATCCTTTTTCTGATTTAATTCCCCAAGGAGCAGATCAACGGCTCTGCTCACCTTCATGCTGGTTTGGTCCGCATAGAGGGTGATCTTGGTGGGCAGGCCTTGCTCCAGCTTCTGCACAAACGCATCATCCACCACCATGGCGATCTGCACATCGCCCGCTTCCGCCACCCTTTGCGGATCCTCTGTCCTTACGAATTTCACATATTCCAGGGTAGAGAGCCATTCCAGCGCAGCCTGGTCCGTCTTATCCGAGATCCCGACCGTAATGTTCTCCACCTTCTCCGCTGAGTCAAAAAAGAGATATTCATACAGAAATGACGTGGCGGCGATCATCATCACAGGCACAAAAACGCTTAGGAATAAGGTTTTACGGTCGCGAAAGGCATCTTTTAGCTCTTTTAAGTAGATCTTCCACACCATTTTAAGCCCCCCTCACCACTTTAGACATCATAATGTAGTTCAGATCCTTGCTTTGTTCCTCCTCATAAAGATCCTGAAGGGAACCGTGATAGATCATCTCTCCTTTATGAATCATGATGACTGATTGGCAAAGCAGTTGAACCTCCTCCATGATGTGGCTGGAGAAGATGATCGTCTTTCCTTCCCCTCTAAGCTGGTGAATCAGTTGTCTGAAAATGTTGGCCGAGGTGATGTCCAGTCCCGTGGTCGGCTCGTCAAACAGGATCACTTCCGGATCGTGGATCAAGGTCCTGGCAATCGCCACTTTCTGCCTCATTCCCTTGGAGAAGGTGCCTACCCGGCGGTGCAAATACTCTTTCATCCCAAACTTTACGGCCAATGAGTCAATCCTTACCTTGATTTCATGTTCGCTCATGCCGTACAGCATGGCGAAATATTCAAGGTTTTCCCTTGCCGTAAGCCGTTCATACAATCCCGTCTCCCCTCCGAATAAGACCCCGATCCGCTTTTTCACCTCCATCGGCTGCATGATCGTGTCAAAGCCGGAGACGCTGATTCTTCCCTCCGTCGGCTCAAGCAACGTGGCGATCATGCGGAGTAGCGTCGTTTTCCCTGCTCCGTTTTCCCCCAGCAATCCGACCACTTCCCCTTTTCCTATCTCAAAGGAGAAAGATTTTGCCGCATAAATCGTTTCCTTTTTCGTTTTGAAGATTTTCGTCACCCGATCTACCGTAATCACGCAACCGGCTCCTTTCGTCCAATTTCTGTCTCTATCATACCGGAAGGAAAAAAGATTTCCACGCGCCGGTCGTAAATGGTTCTTTTCTTGTCGTGAAAAGTCTCCTTTCCGGTTTATAATGATGGTAGAATGCATTATGGATAGGTGAGCAATGGCTGATGGGGGTTAAGCGGCAATGATACGCGTGGGGCTCGTGGACGATCAACCCTTTGATTTAGAGAAAATGGTAGACATCATAAGCCAAATGGAGGGTGTGACGAACGTTTTTGCCACCCAAAGCGCGGAAGAGGCTTATCCTCCATGCCGGTAGGGCTTGCGGAGCAGACGAAACTGGCCGGGAATCTGCTGGAGAATGCCCTTGAAGCCGCCAAAAAATATGCGAAGGCGAACCCTGGGGCCGTCATCGAGATCTACTCATCCATCCGCAGCGGGCTTTATCTCCTGGAGATCCGCAATTCCACCCTGCCCATATCGGGCGAGGTGTTGGACCGTTTATTCAAAACCCCGGTGACACCGGGCCAAGGGGACGGGGGCTCCTCATGGAGACATGGAATCGGCGCCTATGTGGTGGCAGAAACGGTTAAAAAACAGAATGGCTATCTCGATTTTACCTACCAGCCCCCAATCCTGTCGGTTAAAATAAAAATTCCCGTCGTAAAGGAGTAATCTCAGCAGAGGTCCCGGATCGCCAATGAACCTGTGAAGGGGTGCCGGGCCGTCGCGGAAGCGAATGAGAACTCTTGACAAAATATTTCCACTTTCAGGATATATATGAGGCTTAGATCATACATAATATATTGGCGCAAATATAGTGCAAAAAGGGTTACCACATTAATTCGACTAACACTTGACATGAGAAATCTCTTTCCAATAATTGAAGATCATGATATAATAATGCCGAACATATGATCCGGTGATTAACGTGGGAAGAAATTATGACCATTTAAAAGAGGATTTCCTTCGTCTATATCCAAATGAAGAAAATAGTACAATCGCTAGTAGATTAGGTATTTCTGTGCATCAGGTACGGAGATTAGCAATGAAGTGGAAAATCCATAAATCGTCAGAATTTCTTGACAGGAAACGATTGTTGACAAGAGTAGGGCAACAGAAGTATTTCTCGAATAAGATCAAACCTATATTGCCTACAAAAGAACAATTGTCCATTATTCTTGGCAGCTTATTAGGTGATGCCAGTTTATCTTGCGCACCTAGAAGTAAAAATTACTCCTATAAAGAACATTTCTCCTCTCATCAATTCGAATACCGTAAATGGAAAATGGAGAAACTGGCGGATCTCGGTTTTC
The DNA window shown above is from Thermicanus aegyptius DSM 12793 and carries:
- a CDS encoding HelD family protein; protein product: MLASLHPAYSEESKKLHETIKYMDMKIKQLESQVKKVPKNLDEEIARRTDQELYHKLIENQESPYYGRIDLIDQELKQKETYYIGKAGIPKEDRTTLLVIDWRTPIAMIFNQYSGAEEEMTYTEKEREIKVKVLLKRRIDIVKKEIKQIIDTVSAKGKTAEELLYHDPYLIQVLQRDGKTGNLLVIVETIQKEQDQIIRAPLERPLVIQGAAGSGKSSIALHRLSYLIFNHKTIKTDRLIIFAPNQLFLSYIANSITALELKGMKAITFLDWAKERLGQINVIPLHRRLDQILVGKEEYIEIRKIGKFKGSLQCKEGIERYIHFITEQVVPMEDFEINPTIYLPYYKIRKIFFDDYRDYPLNKRIEKTLEFIETFAKDYLNEQLKKLDEQFESEYYQWVEHLPKGSSRRQEANDYIKSRNIKRKEALTNEVRRALSEYKEKWIRLNPVTVFRELFSNRERLLELYRDLSEDMVDKIVERLQHLKKNKAVDYEDLAAILHLDILINGIGAYFDHIVIDEAQDYSPYQMEMIKRLTRNGNSLTILGDLAQGIYDYNGIEDWSDLQSLFPNMEYRQITFNYRSTYEIVERSNQILESLENANIPIPVHIGRRGSKPKLVYVDEQKKLVTEIGKEVTHFLKTTNYRVAIITRNHEEAKRFFTELQEQHGLKINLLDETMTGENSRAVILPITLAKGLEYDAVILADINQEHYPRHPFYAKLLYVALTRALHAVTIFYTKELSPYFKDTIHIETSMPQSPGEWLNILSWGRKFRHFTPREDDIVDQYVKRLISNKESPTDVNDQLKKVWEKVNKLGYKPAERKEEVS
- a CDS encoding CPBP family intramembrane glutamic endopeptidase, with protein sequence MKKKEENLFVWYISELIFGILGLFLIWLGELPWSIFLQWGNPGVDFSLGTLVAVLNIGILSGMAKLFPDLFSKLNDEKARSRSRFFIQLNYVHLFALMALVGIAEEIFFRAAFQSILIMVLPSVPLAIVVASAFFSLAHMNNIRKPFALVSVFIVGLTLGWLFWFTGNLWAAAWSHFLYDIALILGSKWAYKRDPSFLQGEDEAIHDPIPTEARERDKEREGERKIWESQWVRFLLGFLVGLVVILLIFFLKG
- a CDS encoding ABC transporter permease, whose amino-acid sequence is MVWKIYLKELKDAFRDRKTLFLSVFVPVMMIAATSFLYEYLFFDSAEKVENITVGISDKTDQAALEWLSTLEYVKFVRTEDPQRVAEAGDVQIAMVVDDAFVQKLEQGLPTKITLYADQTSMKVSRAVDLLLGELNQKKDEIVTSRLVKAGIDPKQVTPFAAEVKSFSEKSETSLLLLSMLFSLIIVMSVMLGGFPSAVDLFAGEKERKTMESLLITPVSRMKLIAAKWLTVATIGTLSGLFAIAAFVLIAKTAAPKLGEGLMFGEQTLLLLTSAIVGILLFAFLFAVVQMIISMMSHTFKEAQNYISPVMFLALVPYYLLIGVAPNELQSYHFLIPFMNTFALLKELIYGIFSLSHMLFVAASSILFILIGFLFAYVMFRKDKWVLGR
- a CDS encoding ATP-binding cassette domain-containing protein, coding for MITVDRVTKIFKTKKETIYAAKSFSFEIGKGEVVGLLGENGAGKTTLLRMIATLLEPTEGRISVSGFDTIMQPMEVKKRIGVLFGGETGLYERLTARENLEYFAMLYGMSEHEIKVRIDSLAVKFGMKEYLHRRVGTFSKGMRQKVAIARTLIHDPEVILFDEPTTGLDITSANIFRQLIHQLRGEGKTIIFSSHIMEEVQLLCQSVIMIHKGEMIYHGSLQDLYEEEQSKDLNYIMMSKVVRGA
- a CDS encoding GHKL domain-containing protein, which gives rise to MPVGLAEQTKLAGNLLENALEAAKKYAKANPGAVIEIYSSIRSGLYLLEIRNSTLPISGEVLDRLFKTPVTPGQGDGGSSWRHGIGAYVVAETVKKQNGYLDFTYQPPILSVKIKIPVVKE